The Serinus canaria isolate serCan28SL12 chromosome Z, serCan2020, whole genome shotgun sequence genomic interval GAAAGGCACCTCTGGAAATGGGAAATATTCCGGAGAATTAAGGGCTCCAGatcctgcttccagctctgagctcatgccagaaaggcagctctggaaatggaaaatattccagAGAATTAAGGGCTCCAGatcctgcttccagctctgagctcatgccagaaaggcagctctggaaatggaaaatattccagAGAATTAAGGGCTCCAGatcctgcttccagctctgagctcatgccagaaaggcagctctggaaatggaaaatattccagAGAATTAAGGGCTCCAGATCgtgcctccagctctgagccGGGCTAATGAGGTGATATCGAACTGATAAGGAGCCCTCCCGTTATCAGCAGCCCAGGTTGGTGTTTCCAGTGTTGTTCCCTATGGGAAAtggagctctgagtgccagagctctgctggagccctggAGAATCGTGGGGACTGTCGGTTCGTGGAGTGCCACCCgtgccaggcagggacacgCAGGGAAAGGCTCCGTCCCCAAGCCCGTGGCTCTTTgtgccagccctcccagctccacgTGTTTACATTCCTTCTGCTTAATATTTCTGCGATCTTCTCTGGCATCATCCACTCGGAATTTTTCTCCTCCCACTTCACACCTCGGCGGAGCCTTCTGGTCCCGCAGCAGATGCATTGTGAGGCTTCTCCTTCTCCGGCTCCCGCATATGCTCCATTAaaagtgtttgtttctttgagCGCCTCCCAGTTGGgatgtgacaaaaaaaaaatcccaaaaaaccctcccaacttttttttattttggccCGGGCTCggcagcccccggccccgcggcgaGGAGCTCCAGGCGCGGGGTCCCCGTGTCACCCCGCCCGCTCGGTGCCAGCGATTTCCTCCCGTCCTCGCCGTGCGCTGGCACCCAAAGATAGAAATGGGGCTGCGCATCCCCTGCGCGGCGGGAACATGGTGGGAGGTGCCAGCTGGGAGCGCAGGAACCGGCTTGGAGCCGTTGCCTAGCGATGGGGGGAGCGCGGGCAGGCTGGCAGCAATGCCAACCCCCAGCTGGCACCGGCACGGGGTGCTCCCAGGGGAGAGGGCACGGAGGGGTCACCCCGAGGGAcactgctctgcatccctgccaGGGCCGGGCAGCGCCCGTGCCACCTTCCAGAGGGTGGCAatggctgctctccatccatccctgtgccaggcagcgCCCGTGCCACCTTCCAGAGGGTGGCAatggctgctctccatccctgtgccaggcagtgcccgTGCCACCTTCCAGAGGGTGACAatggctgctctccatccatccctgtgccagggcagtgcctgtgccaccttccAGAGGGTGGCAatggctgctctccatccctgtgccagggcagtgcctgtgccaccttccAGAGGGTGGCAatggctgctctccatccctccctgtgccagggcagtgcccgtGCCACCTTCCAGAGGGTGGCAatggctgctctccatccctgtgccagggcagtgcctgtgccaccttccAGAGGGTGACAatggctgctctccatccctgtgccaggcagtgcctgtgccaccttccAGAGGGTGGCAatggctgctctccatccctgtgccaggcagtgcccgTGCCACCTTCCAGAGGGTGGCAatggctgctctccatccctgtgccaggcagtgcccgTGCCACCTTCCAGAGGGTGGCAatggctgctctccatccatccctgtgccagggcagtgcccgtGCCACCTTCCAGAGGGTGGCAatggctgctctccatccctgtgccaggcagtgcccgTGTCACCTTCCAGAGGGTGGCAatggctgctctccatccatccctgtgccaggcagtgcctgtgccaccttccAGAGGGTGGCAatggctgctctccatccctgtgccaggcagtgcccgTGCCACCTTCCAGAGGGTGGCAatggctgctctccatccctccctgtgccagggcagtgcccgtGCCACCTTCCAGAGGGTGACAatggctgctctccatccctgtgccaggcagtgcccgTGCCACCTTCCAGAGGGTGGCAatggctgctctccatccatccctgtgccaggcagtgcccgTGCCACCTTCCAGAGGGTGGCAatggctgctctccatccctgtgccaggcagtgcccgTGCCACCTTCCAGAGGGTGGCAatggctgctctccatccctcctgtgccagggcagtgcccgtGCCACCTTCCAGAGGGTGGCAatggctgctctccatccctgtgccaggcagtgcctgtgccaccttccAGAGGGTGGCAatggctgctctccatccctgtgccagggcagtgcccgtGCCACCTTCCAGAGGGTGGCAatggctgctctccatccctgtgccagggcagtgcctgtgccaccttccAGAGGGTGGCAatggctgctctccatccctgtgccaggcagtgcccgTGCCACCTTCCAGAGGGTGACAatggctgctctccatccctgtgccagggcagtgcctgtgccaccttccAGAGGGTGGCAatggctgctctccatccctgtgccaggcagtgcccgTGCCACCTTCCAGAGGGTGGCAatggctgctctccatccctgtgccagggcagtgcccgtGTCACCTTCCAGAGGGTGACAatggctgctctccatccctgtgccagggcagtgcctgtgtcACCTTCCAGAGGGTGACAatggctgctctccatccatccctgtgccagggcagtgcctgtgccaccttccAGAGGGTGGCAatggctgctctccatccatccctgtgccagggcagtgcccgtGCCACCTTCCAGAGGGTGGCAatggctgctctccatccatccctgtgccaggcagtgcccgTGCCACCTTCCAGAGGGTGACAatggctgctctccatccctgtgccaggcagtgcccgTGCCACCTTCCAGAGGGTGACAatggctgctctccatccctgcctgatTTAATTCGTGCCCAATTTGGggcttttctgtctctttttaatcaacattaaaatgaaataaattgagAAATCACCTCCaatttccccttcccttttccccttcctgtgTCCGTGTGAGTTATTGGGAGGGCTGATCTCGGTGGGAAGAATGTTAAcaataaaataacaattaaaatttatttaatttaaattaaattaaattaaattaaattaaattaaattaaattaaattaaataagataaaataaaactagaaatagaaatgtaaaattCCAAGCCCACCGAGGGTTTCAGCCATTGGGGCCTTTGctccttctctgcagctctgaggcctttccagggacaggggacaggtTTGTGTCACCTCTCTGGGACACACAGGTTTGTGTCACCTCCCTAGGACACAGTCAGGGACAAATGAGTgtcccagggaggtgacacaaACCTGTGTCTCCTGTCCCCAAGTGTGTCCCGGGGAGGTGACACAAATGAGTGTCCCAAGGAGGTGACATAAATGTGTGCCTTGTGTCCCCGAGCGTGTCCTGGGGAGGTGACACAAATGTGtgtccagggaggtgacacaagtgtcctgtgtgtccccaggtgtgtccagggaggtgacacaAGTGTCCTGTGTCCCAGGGGGGAGGTGACACTCACGGCTGTCCCAAGGGGAGGTGACACTCACGGCTGTCCCAGGGGGAGGTGACACTCACAGGTGTCCCAGGGGGA includes:
- the LOC115485154 gene encoding uncharacterized protein LOC115485154 isoform X14, whose protein sequence is MDGEQPLPPSGRWHGHCPGTGMDGEQPLPPSGRWHGHCLAQGWMESSHCHPLEGGTGTAWHRDGEQPLSPSGRWHRHCLAQGWMESSHCHPLEGGTGTALAQGWMESSHCHPLEGGTGTAWHRDGEQPLPPSGRWHGHCLAQGWRAAIATLWKVAQALPGTGMESSHCHPLEGGTGTALAQGGMESSHCHPLEGGTGAARPWQGCRAVSLGVTPPCPLPWEHPVPVPAGGWHCCQPARAPPIARQRLQAGSCAPSWHLPPCSRRAGDAQPHFYLWVPAHGEDGRKSLAPSGRGDTGTPRLELLAAGPGAAEPGPK
- the LOC115485154 gene encoding uncharacterized protein LOC115485154 isoform X9, whose translation is MESSHCHPLEGGTGTAWHRDGWRAAIATLWKVARALPGTGMESSHCHPLEGGTGTAWHRDGWRAAIATLWKVARALPGTGMESSHCHPLEGGTGTAWHRDGEQPLPPSGRWHRHCLAQGWMESSHCHPLEGGTGTALAQGWMESSHCHPLEGGTGTAWHRDGEQPLPPSGRWHGHCLAQGWRAAIATLWKVAQALPGTGMESSHCHPLEGGTGTALAQGGMESSHCHPLEGGTGAARPWQGCRAVSLGVTPPCPLPWEHPVPVPAGGWHCCQPARAPPIARQRLQAGSCAPSWHLPPCSRRAGDAQPHFYLWVPAHGEDGRKSLAPSGRGDTGTPRLELLAAGPGAAEPGPK
- the LOC115485154 gene encoding uncharacterized protein LOC115485154 isoform X15 → MESSHCHPLEGGTGTAWHRDGWRAAIATLWKVARALPGTGMESSHCHPLEGGTGTAWHRDGEQPLPPSGRWHRHCLAQGWMESSHCHPLEGGTGTALAQGWMESSHCHPLEGGTGTAWHRDGEQPLPPSGRWHGHCLAQGWRAAIATLWKVAQALPGTGMESSHCHPLEGGTGTALAQGGMESSHCHPLEGGTGAARPWQGCRAVSLGVTPPCPLPWEHPVPVPAGGWHCCQPARAPPIARQRLQAGSCAPSWHLPPCSRRAGDAQPHFYLWVPAHGEDGRKSLAPSGRGDTGTPRLELLAAGPGAAEPGPK
- the LOC115485154 gene encoding skin secretory protein xP2-like isoform X6 translates to MESSHCHPLEGGTGTAWHRDGEQPLSPSGRWHGHCLAQGWMESSHCHPLEGGTGTAWHRDGEQPLPPSGRWHGHCLAQGWRAAIATLWKVAQALPWHRDGEQPLPPSGRWHGHCPGTGMESSHCHPLEGGTGTAWHRDGEQPLPPSGRWHRHCLAQGWMESSHCHPLEGGTGTAWHRDGEQPLPPSGRWHGHCLAQGWRAAIATLWKVAQALPGTGMESSHCHPLEGGTGTALAQGGMESSHCHPLEGGTGAARPWQGCRAVSLGVTPPCPLPWEHPVPVPAGGWHCCQPARAPPIARQRLQAGSCAPSWHLPPCSRRAGDAQPHFYLWVPAHGEDGRKSLAPSGRGDTGTPRLELLAAGPGAAEPGPK
- the LOC115485154 gene encoding skin secretory protein xP2-like isoform X11, with the protein product MESSHCHPLEGGTGTAWHRDGEQPLSPSGRWHGHCLAQGWMESSHCHPLEGGTGTAWHRDGEQPLPPSGRWHGHCLAQGWMESSHCHPLEGGTGTAWHRDGEQPLSPSGRWHRHCLAQGWMESSHCHPLEGGTGTALAQGWMESSHCHPLEGGTGTAWHRDGEQPLPPSGRWHGHCLAQGWRAAIATLWKVAQALPGTGMESSHCHPLEGGTGTALAQGGMESSHCHPLEGGTGAARPWQGCRAVSLGVTPPCPLPWEHPVPVPAGGWHCCQPARAPPIARQRLQAGSCAPSWHLPPCSRRAGDAQPHFYLWVPAHGEDGRKSLAPSGRGDTGTPRLELLAAGPGAAEPGPK
- the LOC115485154 gene encoding uncharacterized protein LOC115485154 isoform X13 yields the protein MESSHCHPLEGGTGTAWHRDGEQPLSPSGRWHGHCLAQGWMESSHCHPLEGGTGTAWHRDGEQPLPPSGRWHGHCLAQGWRAAIATLWKVAQALPWHRDGEQPLPPSGRWHRHCLAQGWMESSHCHPLEGGTGTAWHRDGEQPLPPSGRWHGHCLAQGWRAAIATLWKVAQALPGTGMESSHCHPLEGGTGTALAQGGMESSHCHPLEGGTGAARPWQGCRAVSLGVTPPCPLPWEHPVPVPAGGWHCCQPARAPPIARQRLQAGSCAPSWHLPPCSRRAGDAQPHFYLWVPAHGEDGRKSLAPSGRGDTGTPRLELLAAGPGAAEPGPK
- the LOC115485154 gene encoding uncharacterized protein LOC115485154 isoform X7, coding for MESSHCHPLEGGTGTAWHRDGWRAAIATLWKVARALPGTGMDGEQPLPPSGRWHGHCLAQGWRAAIVTLWKVARALPGTGMESSHCHPLEGGTGTAWHRDGWRAAIATLWKVTRALPGTGMESSHCHPLEGGTGTALAQGWMESSHCHPLEGGTGTAWHRDGEQPLPPSGRWHGHCLAQGWRAAIATLWKVAQALPGTGMESSHCHPLEGGTGTALAQGGMESSHCHPLEGGTGAARPWQGCRAVSLGVTPPCPLPWEHPVPVPAGGWHCCQPARAPPIARQRLQAGSCAPSWHLPPCSRRAGDAQPHFYLWVPAHGEDGRKSLAPSGRGDTGTPRLELLAAGPGAAEPGPK
- the LOC115485154 gene encoding uncharacterized protein LOC115485154 isoform X12, whose translation is MESSHCHPLEGGTGTAWHRDGEQPLSPSGRWHRHCLAQGWRAAIATLWKVARALPWHREGWRAAIATLWKVARALPGTGMESSHCHPLEGGTGTAWHRDGWRAAIATLWKVTRALPGTGMESSHCHPLEGGTGTALAQGWMESSHCHPLEGGTGTAWHRDGEQPLPPSGRWHGHCLAQGWRAAIATLWKVAQALPGTGMESSHCHPLEGGTGTALAQGGMESSHCHPLEGGTGAARPWQGCRAVSLGVTPPCPLPWEHPVPVPAGGWHCCQPARAPPIARQRLQAGSCAPSWHLPPCSRRAGDAQPHFYLWVPAHGEDGRKSLAPSGRGDTGTPRLELLAAGPGAAEPGPK
- the LOC115485154 gene encoding uncharacterized protein LOC115485154 isoform X3; the protein is MESSHCHPLEGGTGTAWHRDGWRAAIATLWKVARALPWHRDGWRAAIATLWKVARALPGTGMESSHCHPLEGGTGTAWHRDGWRAAIATLWKVARALPGTGMESSHCHPLEGGTGTAWHRDGEQPLPPSGRWHRHCLAQGWMESSHCHPLEGGTGTALAQGWMESSHCHPLEGGTGTAWHRDGEQPLPPSGRWHGHCLAQGWRAAIATLWKVAQALPGTGMESSHCHPLEGGTGTALAQGGMESSHCHPLEGGTGAARPWQGCRAVSLGVTPPCPLPWEHPVPVPAGGWHCCQPARAPPIARQRLQAGSCAPSWHLPPCSRRAGDAQPHFYLWVPAHGEDGRKSLAPSGRGDTGTPRLELLAAGPGAAEPGPK
- the LOC115485154 gene encoding uncharacterized protein LOC115485154 isoform X10 translates to MESSHCHPLEGGTGTAWHRDGEQPLSPSGRWHGHCLAQGWMESSHCHPLEGGTGTAWHRDGWRAAIATLWKVARALPGTGMESSHCHPLEGGTGTAWHRDGEQPLPPSGRWHRHCLAQGWMESSHCHPLEGGTGTALAQGWMESSHCHPLEGGTGTAWHRDGEQPLPPSGRWHGHCLAQGWRAAIATLWKVAQALPGTGMESSHCHPLEGGTGTALAQGGMESSHCHPLEGGTGAARPWQGCRAVSLGVTPPCPLPWEHPVPVPAGGWHCCQPARAPPIARQRLQAGSCAPSWHLPPCSRRAGDAQPHFYLWVPAHGEDGRKSLAPSGRGDTGTPRLELLAAGPGAAEPGPK
- the LOC115485154 gene encoding skin secretory protein xP2-like isoform X2; protein product: MESSHCHPLEGGTGTAWHRDGEQPLSPSGRWHGHCLAQGWMESSHCHPLEGGTGTAWHRDGEQPLPPSGRWHGHCLAQGWRAAIATLWKVAQALPWHRDGEQPLPPSGRWHGHCPGTGMESSHCHPLEGGTGTAWHRDGEQPLPPSGRWHRHCLAQGWMESSHCHPLEGGTGTALAQGWMESSHCHPLEGGTGTAWHRDGEQPLPPSGRWHGHCLAQGWRAAIATLWKVAQALPGTGMESSHCHPLEGGTGTALAQGGMESSHCHPLEGGTGAARPWQGCRAVSLGVTPPCPLPWEHPVPVPAGGWHCCQPARAPPIARQRLQAGSCAPSWHLPPCSRRAGDAQPHFYLWVPAHGEDGRKSLAPSGRGDTGTPRLELLAAGPGAAEPGPK
- the LOC115485154 gene encoding uncharacterized protein LOC115485154 isoform X16, with product MESSHCHPLEGGTGTAWHRDGWRAAIATLWKVARALPGTGMESSHCHPLEGGTGTAWHRDGEQPLPPSGRWHRHCLAQGWMESSHCHPLEGGTGTALAQGWMESSHCHPLEGGTGTAWHRDGEQPLPPSGRWHGHCLAQGWRAAIATLWKVAQALPGTGMESSHCHPLEGGTGTALAQGGMESSHCHPLEGGTGAARPWQGCRAVSLGVTPPCPLPWEHPVPVPAGGWHCCQPARAPPIARQRLQAGSCAPSWHLPPCSRRAGDAQPHFYLWVPAHGEDGRKSLAPSGRGDTGTPRLELLAAGPGAAEPGPK
- the LOC115485154 gene encoding uncharacterized protein LOC115485154 isoform X8; its protein translation is MESSHCHPLEGGTGTAWHRDGWRAAIATLWKVARALPGTGMESSHCHPLEGGTGTAWHRDGWRAAIATLWKVARALPGTGMESSHCHPLEGGTGTAWHRDGEQPLPPSGRWHRHCLAQGWMESSHCHPLEGGTGTALAQGWMESSHCHPLEGGTGTAWHRDGEQPLPPSGRWHGHCLAQGWRAAIATLWKVAQALPGTGMESSHCHPLEGGTGTALAQGGMESSHCHPLEGGTGAARPWQGCRAVSLGVTPPCPLPWEHPVPVPAGGWHCCQPARAPPIARQRLQAGSCAPSWHLPPCSRRAGDAQPHFYLWVPAHGEDGRKSLAPSGRGDTGTPRLELLAAGPGAAEPGPK
- the LOC115485154 gene encoding uncharacterized protein LOC115485154 isoform X4 produces the protein MESSHCHPLEGGTGTAWHRDGEQPLSPSGRWHGHCLAQGWMESSHCHPLEGGTGTALAQGWMESSHCHPLEGGTGTAWHRDGWRAAIATLWKVARALPGTGMESSHCHPLEGGTGTAWHRDGEQPLPPSGRWHRHCLAQGWMESSHCHPLEGGTGTALAQGWMESSHCHPLEGGTGTAWHRDGEQPLPPSGRWHGHCLAQGWRAAIATLWKVAQALPGTGMESSHCHPLEGGTGTALAQGGMESSHCHPLEGGTGAARPWQGCRAVSLGVTPPCPLPWEHPVPVPAGGWHCCQPARAPPIARQRLQAGSCAPSWHLPPCSRRAGDAQPHFYLWVPAHGEDGRKSLAPSGRGDTGTPRLELLAAGPGAAEPGPK
- the LOC115485154 gene encoding skin secretory protein xP2-like isoform X1, which translates into the protein MESSHCHPLEGGTGTAWHRDGEQPLSPSGRWHGHCLAQGWMESSHCHPLEGGTGTALAQGWMESSHCHPLEGGTGTAWHRDGEQPLPPSGRWHRHCPGTGMESSHCHPLEGGTGTALAQGWRAAIATLWKVAQALPGTGMESSHCHPLEGGTGTALAQGGMESSHCHPLEGGTGTAWHRDGEQPLPPSGRWHRHCLAQGWMESSHCHPLEGGTGTALAQGWMESSHCHPLEGGTGTAWHRDGEQPLPPSGRWHGHCLAQGWRAAIATLWKVAQALPGTGMESSHCHPLEGGTGTALAQGGMESSHCHPLEGGTGAARPWQGCRAVSLGVTPPCPLPWEHPVPVPAGGWHCCQPARAPPIARQRLQAGSCAPSWHLPPCSRRAGDAQPHFYLWVPAHGEDGRKSLAPSGRGDTGTPRLELLAAGPGAAEPGPK
- the LOC115485154 gene encoding skin secretory protein xP2-like isoform X5, producing the protein MESSHCHPLEGGTGTAWHRDGEQPLSPSGRWHGHCLAQGWMESSHCHPLEGGTGTALAQGWMESSHCHPLEGGTGTAWHRDGEQPLPPSGRWHGHCLAQGWMESSHCHPLEGGTGTAWHRDGEQPLSPSGRWHRHCLAQGWMESSHCHPLEGGTGTALAQGWMESSHCHPLEGGTGTAWHRDGEQPLPPSGRWHGHCLAQGWRAAIATLWKVAQALPGTGMESSHCHPLEGGTGTALAQGGMESSHCHPLEGGTGAARPWQGCRAVSLGVTPPCPLPWEHPVPVPAGGWHCCQPARAPPIARQRLQAGSCAPSWHLPPCSRRAGDAQPHFYLWVPAHGEDGRKSLAPSGRGDTGTPRLELLAAGPGAAEPGPK
- the LOC115485154 gene encoding skin secretory protein xP2-like isoform X17 — its product is MESSHCHPLEGGTGTAWHRDGEQPLPPSGRWHGHCLAQGWMESSHCHPLEGGTGTAWHRDGEQPLSPSGRWHRHCLAQGWMESSHCHPLEGGTGTALAQGWMESSHCHPLEGGTGTAWHRDGEQPLPPSGRWHGHCLAQGWRAAIATLWKVAQALPGTGMESSHCHPLEGGTGTALAQGGMESSHCHPLEGGTGAARPWQGCRAVSLGVTPPCPLPWEHPVPVPAGGWHCCQPARAPPIARQRLQAGSCAPSWHLPPCSRRAGDAQPHFYLWVPAHGEDGRKSLAPSGRGDTGTPRLELLAAGPGAAEPGPK